A single genomic interval of Brevundimonas diminuta harbors:
- the folD gene encoding bifunctional methylenetetrahydrofolate dehydrogenase/methenyltetrahydrofolate cyclohydrolase FolD yields MSAQSTPATLIDGKAFSAALVERVGAAVARLEAAHGVKPGLAVVIVGEDPASQIYVRNKGETTLRAGMRSDTHRLAESTRQDELLALIAKLNADAGIHGILVQLPLPAHIDATVVLDAISPDKDVDGFHVVNAGRLAVGLPGLVPCTPLGCLMLLKDQLGDLSGLNAVIVGRSNIVGKPMAQLLLGENCTVTVAHSRTRDLPDVCRRADILVAAVGRPEIIKGDWIKPGATVIDVGINRVPSADPVKAAEGKTRVVGDVAFKEAVEAAGRITPVPGGVGPMTIACLLANTYSAACRLNNLQPEPLDA; encoded by the coding sequence ATGTCGGCCCAATCCACGCCTGCGACCCTGATCGACGGCAAGGCCTTCTCGGCCGCACTGGTGGAACGCGTCGGGGCGGCCGTCGCCCGGCTGGAAGCCGCGCACGGCGTCAAACCCGGTCTGGCCGTCGTCATCGTCGGCGAGGACCCGGCCAGCCAGATCTACGTCCGCAACAAGGGCGAGACGACGCTGCGCGCCGGCATGCGCTCCGACACCCACCGCCTGGCCGAATCGACCCGCCAGGACGAACTGCTGGCCCTGATCGCCAAGTTGAATGCGGATGCCGGCATTCACGGCATCCTGGTGCAACTGCCCCTGCCCGCCCACATCGACGCGACGGTGGTTCTGGACGCCATTTCACCGGACAAGGATGTGGACGGCTTTCACGTCGTGAACGCCGGTCGTCTGGCCGTCGGCCTGCCGGGTCTGGTCCCCTGCACCCCCTTGGGCTGTCTGATGCTTTTGAAGGATCAGCTCGGCGATCTGTCGGGCCTGAACGCTGTCATCGTCGGCCGCTCCAACATCGTCGGCAAACCGATGGCTCAACTGCTGCTGGGCGAAAACTGCACGGTCACCGTCGCCCATTCGCGCACGCGCGACCTGCCCGACGTCTGCCGTCGCGCCGACATTCTGGTCGCCGCCGTCGGTCGGCCCGAGATCATCAAGGGCGACTGGATCAAACCAGGCGCGACCGTCATCGACGTGGGCATCAACCGCGTCCCCTCGGCCGATCCCGTCAAGGCCGCCGAGGGCAAGACCCGCGTCGTCGGCGATGTCGCTTTCAAAGAGGCGGTCGAGGCCGCGGGCCGCATCACCCCGGTGCCGGGGGGCGTCGGCCCGATGACCATCGCCTGTTTGTTGGCCAACACCTATTCTGCCGCCTGCCGCCTCAACAATCTCCAACCGGAGCCATTGGACGCTTGA
- a CDS encoding PPC domain-containing protein, whose amino-acid sequence MNRPSLAAAVSTLALLWTVAPAVAQDAQPLRIGADVNGALTDGDAKAADDEYRYDDYRFEARAGQRLEATLRSDAFDAYLEIYADGAAGEPLTSDDDGLGDGTNARLRFTPEQAGTYVLRARTLSGLDGGDYRLSLQERPAAPRAPRPGGVRVGSTQSGELTARDPEQEDGGRYDAYAFRANAGDRFVVTLDSEAFDPLVRVGRMNGPDFVEISSNDDAPGGGLNSRLTFSAPTDGEYVIRATSLEDGLGRYELGLAEAPPAPPSKPVAIGDEIKGELGSDSATNDGGQRAETYRFTGTNGQRVAIEMKSSDFDAYLTLRRASDDTVLAEDDDGAGSGTDARIARTLDADGDYIIEARGFSDEAEGDYTLKLTETAPPPPPTTATLGQTVQGEITDEDPQGDDGKRYDAYAFAGTEGQRVQAILRSGDFDAYLEIGKAEGEFEALASDDDGLAEGTDSRLNFTLPSDGNYVVRAMPLDAEGKGLYSLELLDRGPEPKPGSLLIGSTVRGTLSNSAALSDEGAFFNAYRFQAKEDEKLRLTMVSNAFDSFIDLGKEDEDGDFTSLATDDDSLSDAHAKLDWTTPDDGWYVVRARAYGPNQIGAYALTVERQPAGASTSARDDAPVVVAPKSGG is encoded by the coding sequence ATGAACCGTCCGTCGCTCGCCGCCGCTGTCAGCACCCTGGCCCTTTTGTGGACGGTCGCGCCGGCCGTGGCCCAGGACGCGCAGCCGTTGCGTATCGGGGCCGATGTGAACGGCGCCCTGACGGACGGCGACGCCAAGGCGGCGGATGATGAATATCGCTATGACGACTATCGGTTCGAGGCGCGAGCGGGGCAGCGGCTGGAAGCCACGCTGAGGTCGGACGCTTTCGACGCCTATCTGGAAATCTATGCCGACGGCGCGGCGGGCGAGCCGCTGACGTCCGACGACGACGGATTGGGCGACGGCACCAATGCGCGGCTGCGCTTCACGCCGGAACAGGCGGGGACCTATGTTCTCAGAGCCCGGACGCTGAGCGGACTGGACGGCGGCGACTATCGTCTGTCGTTGCAGGAACGCCCGGCCGCACCGCGTGCGCCGCGACCCGGCGGTGTCCGCGTCGGGTCGACACAGAGCGGCGAACTGACGGCTCGCGATCCTGAGCAGGAAGACGGCGGCCGCTATGACGCCTACGCCTTCCGCGCCAACGCCGGCGATCGGTTCGTGGTGACGCTGGATTCCGAGGCTTTCGATCCCCTGGTGCGGGTGGGGCGGATGAACGGTCCCGATTTCGTGGAGATCAGTTCGAACGACGACGCGCCCGGCGGCGGGCTGAATTCGCGGCTGACCTTCTCGGCGCCGACGGACGGCGAATATGTGATCCGGGCCACGTCGCTGGAAGACGGGCTGGGTCGTTACGAACTGGGCCTAGCCGAGGCGCCGCCCGCGCCGCCGTCAAAGCCCGTCGCGATCGGTGACGAGATCAAGGGTGAGCTGGGCTCGGACAGCGCTACGAACGACGGCGGCCAGCGCGCGGAGACCTATCGCTTCACCGGAACGAACGGTCAGCGCGTCGCGATCGAAATGAAGTCGAGCGACTTCGACGCCTATCTGACGCTTCGCCGCGCATCGGACGATACCGTTCTGGCCGAGGACGACGACGGCGCCGGCTCGGGCACCGACGCCCGCATTGCGCGCACCTTGGACGCCGACGGCGACTACATCATCGAGGCGCGCGGGTTCAGCGACGAGGCCGAGGGCGACTATACGCTGAAGCTGACCGAAACCGCACCGCCGCCGCCGCCGACCACGGCGACCCTGGGTCAAACCGTGCAAGGCGAGATCACCGACGAGGATCCCCAGGGCGACGACGGCAAACGCTACGACGCCTATGCCTTTGCCGGAACGGAAGGTCAGCGTGTCCAGGCGATCCTGCGGTCCGGCGACTTCGACGCCTATCTGGAGATCGGCAAGGCCGAGGGTGAGTTCGAGGCCCTGGCCAGCGATGACGACGGCCTGGCCGAGGGCACGGACTCAAGGCTGAACTTCACCCTGCCGTCGGACGGGAATTATGTGGTTCGCGCCATGCCGCTGGATGCGGAGGGCAAGGGCCTCTATTCGCTGGAGCTGCTGGATCGCGGGCCAGAGCCCAAGCCCGGCAGCCTGCTGATCGGGTCGACCGTGCGCGGGACCCTGTCGAACAGCGCCGCGCTCAGCGACGAAGGCGCCTTCTTCAACGCCTACCGCTTCCAGGCCAAGGAGGACGAGAAGCTGCGTCTGACGATGGTGTCGAACGCCTTCGACTCCTTCATCGACCTGGGCAAGGAAGACGAAGACGGCGATTTCACCAGCCTGGCCACCGATGACGACAGCCTGTCCGACGCCCACGCCAAGCTGGATTGGACCACGCCGGACGACGGCTGGTACGTCGTGCGCGCCCGCGCCTATGGACCCAATCAGATCGGCGCCTATGCCCTGACGGTCGAGCGCCAACCGGCCGGCGCATCGACCTCGGCGCGCGATGATGCGCCCGTCGTCGTGGCGCCCAAATCGGGCGGCTGA
- a CDS encoding manganese efflux pump MntP, translating to MTPGAIAILSLSMSTDAFAAAVGRGASHRPVIKDAVKAGLVFGVIEAITPLIGWGLGIIAAGLVEKVDHWIAFTLLLIVGGKMIWEGVQLRGADEDEGPRRSGPWALVATAVGTSIDAAAVGVGLAFIGANIWVIAASIGFTTFILTTIGMLIGKAVGTRFGKTAEIIGGIALIGLGSAILMEHLGVLGG from the coding sequence ATGACCCCAGGCGCCATTGCCATTCTCTCGCTCAGCATGTCCACGGACGCCTTTGCGGCCGCCGTCGGACGCGGGGCGTCGCATCGACCTGTCATCAAGGACGCGGTAAAGGCCGGCCTAGTCTTCGGCGTCATCGAGGCGATTACGCCCCTGATCGGCTGGGGATTGGGCATCATCGCCGCCGGCCTGGTCGAAAAGGTGGATCACTGGATCGCCTTCACCCTGCTGCTGATCGTCGGCGGTAAGATGATCTGGGAAGGCGTCCAGCTGCGGGGCGCGGACGAGGATGAGGGGCCGCGCCGGTCCGGCCCTTGGGCGCTGGTTGCGACGGCGGTCGGAACCAGCATCGACGCCGCGGCCGTGGGCGTGGGGCTGGCCTTCATCGGGGCCAATATCTGGGTGATCGCCGCCTCGATCGGTTTCACCACCTTTATCCTGACTACGATCGGCATGCTGATCGGCAAGGCCGTGGGCACGCGCTTCGGCAAGACGGCCGAGATCATCGGCGGCATCGCCCTGATCGGTCTGGGCTCGGCCATCCTGATGGAACACCTGGGCGTTCTTGGCGGCTGA
- the hutH gene encoding histidine ammonia-lyase: protein MTAITLGQSSLTLTQLRAVLEGPATVSLTPAAWADVDKGAATIAAIVAEGRTVYGVNTGFGLLANTSIAPEDLETLQRNLVLSHACGVGPLLPDAVTRLMMVLKIASLSRGASGVRRETLEALIALVNADVLPCIPSKGSVGASGDLAPLAHMSCVLMGVGEARLNGETLKAETALAKVGLTPLTLGPKEGLALLNGTQCSTALALAGLFAAEAAFAAGIAAGALSVDALKGSDSPFDHRIHALRGQPGQIAVAARLRELMAGSAIRDSHRDDCSKVQDPYSLRCQPQVMGAILDVLTSAAAALAREANAVTDNPLVFIQDGDVVSSGNFHAEPVAFAADQIAMALCEIGNISERRTSILVDPKMSELPAFLVKESGLNSGFMIAQVTAAALIAENRMVAHPCSVDTVPTSANQEDHVSMATHGARRLLDMAENTATVVGIELLAAAQGLEFHRPLTSSPALEQVFAIVREAAAPYASDHYFAPDIARATDAVRAGRYRPFAADLLPSA from the coding sequence ATGACCGCGATCACTCTCGGCCAGTCGTCTCTCACGCTTACTCAGCTTCGTGCGGTGCTGGAGGGCCCCGCTACCGTTTCACTGACGCCGGCCGCTTGGGCCGATGTGGACAAGGGCGCAGCGACCATCGCCGCCATCGTGGCCGAGGGGCGCACCGTCTATGGCGTCAACACCGGCTTCGGCCTGCTGGCCAACACCTCCATCGCGCCTGAAGATCTGGAGACGCTGCAGCGTAATCTGGTTCTCAGCCACGCCTGCGGGGTCGGGCCGCTGCTGCCGGATGCGGTGACCCGTCTTATGATGGTGCTGAAGATCGCCAGTCTGTCGCGCGGCGCCTCGGGTGTTCGGCGCGAAACGCTGGAGGCCCTGATCGCCCTGGTCAACGCGGACGTCCTGCCCTGCATTCCATCCAAGGGATCGGTCGGCGCCTCGGGCGACCTGGCGCCGCTGGCCCATATGTCCTGCGTCCTGATGGGCGTGGGCGAGGCGCGGCTGAACGGCGAGACGTTGAAGGCCGAAACGGCTCTGGCGAAGGTCGGCCTCACTCCCCTGACGCTCGGCCCGAAGGAAGGCTTGGCCCTGCTGAACGGCACCCAGTGTTCGACAGCGCTGGCCTTGGCGGGTCTGTTCGCGGCAGAGGCGGCGTTCGCCGCCGGGATCGCCGCCGGGGCCTTGTCGGTCGATGCGCTGAAAGGGTCCGACTCGCCGTTCGATCATCGCATCCACGCGCTGCGCGGCCAACCGGGCCAGATCGCCGTCGCCGCCCGCCTGCGCGAGTTGATGGCCGGCTCCGCCATCCGCGACAGTCACCGCGACGACTGCTCCAAGGTCCAGGACCCCTACTCCCTGCGCTGCCAGCCCCAGGTCATGGGCGCGATCCTCGATGTGCTGACCAGCGCCGCCGCTGCGCTAGCGCGCGAGGCCAACGCCGTGACCGACAATCCACTGGTCTTCATCCAGGATGGTGACGTCGTTTCGAGCGGCAACTTCCACGCCGAACCCGTTGCTTTCGCTGCCGATCAGATCGCCATGGCTCTGTGCGAGATCGGCAATATCTCCGAACGCCGCACCTCGATCCTGGTCGATCCCAAGATGAGCGAACTGCCGGCCTTTCTGGTCAAGGAGAGCGGCCTGAACTCCGGCTTCATGATCGCCCAGGTGACGGCCGCCGCCCTGATCGCCGAGAATCGCATGGTCGCCCACCCATGCAGCGTGGACACCGTGCCGACCAGCGCCAATCAGGAAGACCATGTCAGCATGGCCACCCACGGCGCCCGCCGCCTGCTGGACATGGCGGAGAATACGGCGACGGTGGTCGGCATCGAGCTTCTCGCTGCAGCGCAGGGACTGGAGTTCCATCGGCCGCTCACTAGCTCGCCGGCGCTGGAACAGGTCTTCGCCATCGTCCGCGAGGCTGCCGCCCCCTACGCCAGCGACCACTATTTCGCCCCGGACATCGCTCGCGCGACCGACGCCGTGCGCGCCGGTCGTTATCGACCCTTCGCGGCGGACCTGCTGCCCTCGGCCTGA
- the hutU gene encoding urocanate hydratase produces MNTSNARIVRSPRGPEKTAKTWAAEAAMRMLMNNLDPEVAERPQDLVVYGGIGKAARDWAAFDRIVETLQALEADETLLVQSGKPVGVFRTHAEAPRVLIANSNLVPKWATWEHFNELDRKGLAMYGQMTAGSWIYIGTQGIVQGTYETFMEAGRQHYGGDWSGKWILTAGLGGMGGAQPLAATMAGASCITIECQRSRIEFRLRTRYVDVMAETLDEALALLEQSFRDKKPLSIGLLGNAANLLPEMVRRSIRPDLVTDQTSAHDLINGYLPSGWTVAEWEDKRVSDPNSVAAAARISIVAHVKAMLDFQAMGVPTTDYGNNIRQVAFDAGVTNAFDFPGFVPAYIRPLFCRGIGPFRWAALTGDPEDIRKTDAAMKRLFPDNAGLHRWLDMAGERIAFQGLPARICWIGLGDRHRAGLMFNDMVASGELSGPIVIGRDHLDSGSVASPNRETEAMMDGSDAISDWPLLNALLNTASGASWVSLHHGGGVGMGYSQHSGVVIVADGTPEAAQRLERVLWNDPATGVMRHADAGYEIARAAAREHELNLPSLKA; encoded by the coding sequence ATGAACACGTCCAACGCCCGGATCGTCCGCAGCCCGCGTGGACCCGAAAAGACCGCCAAGACCTGGGCCGCGGAGGCGGCCATGCGGATGCTGATGAACAACCTGGATCCCGAGGTGGCCGAGCGGCCCCAGGACCTCGTCGTCTATGGCGGCATTGGCAAGGCGGCGCGGGATTGGGCGGCGTTCGACAGGATCGTGGAAACCCTGCAAGCGCTGGAGGCCGACGAAACCCTGCTGGTTCAATCCGGCAAGCCGGTCGGAGTCTTCCGCACCCATGCCGAAGCCCCGCGCGTGCTGATCGCCAATTCCAACCTGGTGCCGAAATGGGCGACCTGGGAGCATTTCAACGAACTGGATCGCAAGGGCCTGGCCATGTACGGCCAGATGACCGCCGGGTCGTGGATTTACATCGGCACCCAGGGTATCGTCCAAGGCACCTACGAGACCTTCATGGAGGCCGGCCGCCAGCACTACGGCGGCGACTGGTCGGGCAAGTGGATCCTGACCGCAGGCCTCGGCGGCATGGGCGGGGCCCAGCCTCTGGCCGCGACCATGGCCGGCGCATCCTGCATCACGATCGAATGCCAACGCAGCCGCATCGAGTTCCGTCTGCGCACGCGCTACGTCGATGTCATGGCCGAAACCCTGGACGAGGCCTTGGCGCTGCTGGAGCAATCGTTCCGCGACAAGAAACCCTTGTCGATCGGCCTGTTGGGCAACGCAGCCAATCTGTTGCCTGAAATGGTCCGACGCAGCATCCGGCCAGATCTGGTCACCGACCAGACCAGCGCGCACGATCTGATCAACGGCTATCTCCCCTCCGGCTGGACCGTCGCGGAGTGGGAAGACAAGCGCGTCAGTGATCCGAACAGCGTCGCCGCCGCCGCGCGCATCTCCATCGTCGCCCATGTGAAGGCCATGCTGGACTTCCAGGCGATGGGCGTGCCGACCACCGACTACGGCAACAACATTCGTCAGGTCGCCTTCGACGCGGGGGTGACGAACGCGTTCGACTTCCCCGGCTTCGTGCCCGCCTACATCCGCCCGCTGTTCTGTCGAGGCATCGGCCCGTTCCGCTGGGCGGCCCTGACCGGCGATCCGGAAGATATCAGAAAGACAGACGCGGCGATGAAGCGGCTGTTCCCCGACAACGCGGGTCTGCATCGCTGGCTCGACATGGCGGGTGAACGCATTGCCTTTCAAGGACTTCCTGCCCGCATCTGCTGGATCGGATTGGGTGACCGCCACCGCGCCGGTCTGATGTTCAACGACATGGTGGCGTCGGGCGAACTGTCCGGCCCCATCGTCATCGGCCGCGATCACCTGGACAGCGGGTCGGTCGCCAGCCCGAACCGAGAGACCGAGGCCATGATGGACGGATCGGACGCCATCTCCGACTGGCCTCTGCTGAACGCCCTTCTGAACACGGCCTCGGGCGCCAGCTGGGTGTCGCTGCACCACGGCGGCGGTGTCGGTATGGGCTATTCACAGCACTCGGGCGTTGTCATCGTCGCGGACGGGACCCCGGAGGCCGCCCAACGGCTTGAGCGGGTGCTGTGGAATGACCCCGCCACCGGCGTCATGCGTCACGCCGACGCCGGCTATGAGATCGCCCGTGCGGCCGCGCGCGAGCACGAACTGAACCTTCCGAGCCTGAAGGCCTGA
- the hutG gene encoding N-formylglutamate deformylase → MQDWLTIHEGSAPMVIGLPHTGTDIPAAIEARMTSSWLARKDADWWVDRLYDFAIDMGATLVRTGVSRSVIDVNRDPSGVSLYPGMTTTGLCPTETFDGEPLYQAGQEPDAAEIAERRAIWFDPYHAALQAQLERLRNRGPVVLYDAHSIRSVVPRLFEGELPQFNIGDNDGATCAGDLTQAVEKACAISGDSVVVNGRFKGGWTTRHYGQSDADVHAIQMELADRGYILDPTGPVSPDNWPSPYQPDRAEPMRAHLRRVLTACIAFAESQR, encoded by the coding sequence ATGCAGGACTGGCTGACCATCCACGAAGGTTCGGCGCCGATGGTGATCGGCCTGCCGCACACAGGCACCGACATTCCGGCCGCCATCGAGGCGCGGATGACTTCATCCTGGCTGGCCCGCAAGGACGCGGACTGGTGGGTGGATCGGCTGTACGACTTCGCGATCGATATGGGCGCCACCTTGGTGCGAACGGGCGTGTCGCGCAGTGTCATCGACGTGAATCGCGATCCGTCGGGCGTCTCTCTCTACCCCGGCATGACCACGACCGGCCTGTGCCCGACCGAGACCTTCGACGGCGAGCCGCTGTATCAGGCAGGTCAGGAACCCGACGCGGCCGAGATCGCCGAGCGACGCGCGATCTGGTTCGATCCCTATCACGCCGCCCTGCAAGCCCAACTGGAGCGACTGCGCAACCGAGGTCCGGTCGTCCTCTACGACGCCCATTCGATCCGGTCCGTCGTGCCGCGCCTGTTCGAGGGCGAACTGCCTCAGTTCAATATCGGCGACAACGACGGCGCCACCTGCGCCGGCGACCTGACCCAGGCTGTCGAAAAAGCCTGTGCGATCAGCGGCGACAGCGTCGTCGTCAACGGCCGATTCAAGGGCGGCTGGACCACGCGCCATTACGGCCAATCCGACGCAGACGTTCACGCCATCCAGATGGAGCTGGCGGACCGTGGCTACATCCTTGATCCCACCGGCCCGGTGTCGCCCGACAACTGGCCCAGCCCCTACCAGCCGGACCGCGCCGAGCCGATGCGCGCCCATCTGCGCCGCGTCCTGACCGCCTGCATCGCCTTCGCCGAGAGCCAACGATGA
- a CDS encoding formimidoylglutamate deiminase, protein MTLQPQPVDRTLWFEAALLPDGWARDVRIGIAGGRIVSLETAVARSPADEGGGVALPGVANVHSHAFQRAMAGLTEARGPSDDDFWTWRELMYRFLDRGGPEEIEAITALAFMEMLEGGFTRVAEFHYLHNDPSGVVYSDRAEIAARIMTAAQATGIALTLLPVFYAHAGFGGQPSAHGQRRFMNDLDGFADLVTRCRALAADLPDAVVGVAPHSLRAVSPDELTAIPALAGDGPIHIHVAEQTKEVADCLAWSGARPVEWLLANAPVDSRWCLIHSTHVTEAEWRGVVARGAVVGLCPITEANLGDGVFPAVDFTRAGGRFGIGTDSNVQIGVAEELQMLEYSQRLALRGRAVMADPERSTGRALFDRALAGGVQATGAASGLSVGASADIVSLDTSGVAFAGRSGDAVLDSWIFGAPTGSIRSVWCAGREVVKNGRHIARDNIEARYRKALSAVLG, encoded by the coding sequence GTGACCCTTCAGCCGCAGCCTGTGGATCGCACCCTCTGGTTCGAAGCGGCCCTATTGCCGGACGGCTGGGCGCGCGACGTCCGCATCGGCATCGCGGGCGGGCGGATTGTCAGTCTGGAAACCGCCGTGGCGCGTAGCCCGGCGGACGAAGGGGGCGGTGTCGCCCTGCCCGGCGTAGCCAACGTGCACAGCCACGCCTTTCAGCGCGCCATGGCGGGTCTGACCGAGGCGCGCGGGCCTTCGGACGACGACTTCTGGACGTGGCGCGAGCTGATGTACCGCTTCCTGGATCGGGGCGGGCCGGAAGAGATCGAGGCCATCACCGCCCTGGCCTTCATGGAAATGCTGGAGGGCGGCTTCACCCGCGTCGCCGAGTTCCATTATCTGCACAACGACCCGTCGGGAGTGGTCTATTCGGACCGGGCCGAGATCGCAGCGCGGATCATGACGGCGGCGCAGGCGACGGGCATCGCCCTGACCCTGCTGCCGGTCTTCTACGCCCATGCCGGGTTTGGGGGACAGCCGTCGGCGCATGGACAGCGGCGCTTCATGAACGACCTGGACGGTTTCGCCGATCTGGTCACGCGATGCCGGGCCCTGGCCGCCGATCTGCCCGACGCCGTGGTCGGGGTCGCGCCGCACAGCCTGCGCGCCGTCAGCCCTGATGAACTGACGGCCATACCTGCGCTGGCGGGCGACGGTCCGATCCATATCCATGTCGCCGAACAGACCAAGGAGGTCGCGGACTGCCTGGCCTGGTCTGGCGCGCGGCCGGTAGAATGGCTCCTGGCCAATGCGCCGGTCGATTCTCGCTGGTGCCTGATCCACTCCACCCATGTGACTGAAGCCGAGTGGCGCGGCGTCGTGGCGCGCGGCGCCGTCGTCGGCCTGTGCCCGATCACGGAGGCTAATCTGGGCGACGGCGTCTTCCCGGCGGTCGATTTCACGCGCGCCGGCGGGCGGTTCGGCATCGGAACCGATTCCAACGTGCAGATCGGCGTCGCAGAGGAACTGCAAATGCTGGAATACAGTCAGCGGCTGGCGCTTCGCGGTCGCGCGGTGATGGCGGACCCTGAACGCTCGACGGGCCGCGCCTTGTTTGATCGCGCGCTGGCGGGCGGCGTCCAGGCGACGGGCGCGGCATCGGGGCTGAGCGTCGGGGCGTCGGCGGACATCGTATCGCTGGATACAAGCGGCGTCGCGTTTGCGGGACGGTCGGGCGATGCGGTGCTCGACAGCTGGATCTTCGGCGCGCCGACGGGCTCAATCCGTTCGGTTTGGTGCGCAGGGCGGGAGGTCGTGAAAAACGGCCGCCATATCGCCCGAGACAACATTGAGGCGCGCTATCGCAAGGCCTTGTCGGCGGTGTTGGGGTGA
- the hutC gene encoding histidine utilization repressor — MSLHRRIYADLEGLILSGELSPGDRIPFEHELTERYGCSRMTVSKAISELAGRGLLMRRRRAGTFVAQPKAHAAVLAIPDLRAEVIERGQAYGYVLLERIEREPDGEDEIELASGGLLLDLTCLHSADGAPLALEHRLIALGAAPQAIDVDFHVIPPGSWLLDSAPWTEAENRISAIAADARAARLLELKPGAACLCVERRTWRDGQGVTRVWQTFPGDRYDLVARFSSAHSPVLAKEPRR; from the coding sequence GTGAGCCTGCATCGCCGCATCTACGCCGATCTGGAGGGGCTTATCCTGTCCGGCGAGCTATCGCCCGGCGATCGCATTCCGTTCGAGCATGAGCTAACCGAACGCTACGGCTGTTCACGCATGACGGTGTCCAAAGCCATTTCGGAACTGGCGGGGCGGGGGCTGTTGATGCGCCGACGTCGCGCCGGCACCTTCGTCGCCCAGCCCAAGGCCCACGCCGCCGTCCTGGCTATTCCCGACCTGCGGGCAGAGGTGATCGAGCGCGGGCAGGCTTACGGCTACGTCCTCCTTGAGCGGATAGAACGTGAGCCGGACGGTGAGGACGAAATCGAACTGGCGTCGGGTGGTCTTCTGCTCGATCTGACCTGTCTGCACAGCGCCGACGGCGCGCCCCTGGCCTTGGAACATCGGCTCATCGCGCTCGGCGCGGCGCCTCAAGCCATAGACGTGGACTTTCATGTGATTCCACCGGGAAGCTGGCTGCTGGACTCGGCGCCATGGACTGAGGCTGAGAACCGCATTTCAGCGATCGCGGCGGACGCCCGCGCTGCCCGCCTACTGGAACTCAAGCCGGGCGCCGCCTGTCTATGCGTCGAGCGGCGGACATGGCGGGACGGACAGGGGGTGACGCGGGTGTGGCAGACCTTCCCCGGCGACCGCTACGATCTGGTGGCGCGCTTCTCGTCAGCCCATTCACCCGTTCTGGCCAAGGAGCCTCGCCGATGA
- the hutI gene encoding imidazolonepropionase: MKADRLLIDCHVATMVEGPVPYGAIQDAAVVVADGRIAWVGPRADLPAVEAVETQRLEGGWVTPGLIDCHTHLVFGGDRSAEFEQRLGGATYEEIARAGGGIVSSVKATRAASEDDLFASAMTRLAGLKATGVTTVEIKSGYGLDLETELKMLRVARRIGREGGVRVRTSYLGLHAVPPEYRDDRAAYVDLAIEDILPAAHAEGLIDAVDAYCEPIAFSTAEVSRLFDKARALGLPVKLHADQLSNGGGAALAARYQALSADHIEHATEEGVAAMAAAGVVAVLLPGAYLMLRETQPPPIDLLRRHGVRMAVATDCNPGTSPLASMTAALNLACVQFRLTPEEALAGATREAARALGLLDEIGTLELGKAADLAVWDISRPAELCYWIGKSMLYFSTRASFF; encoded by the coding sequence ATGAAGGCCGACCGTCTGCTGATCGACTGTCATGTCGCCACCATGGTCGAGGGACCGGTTCCTTATGGCGCCATCCAGGACGCCGCCGTGGTCGTCGCCGATGGCCGCATCGCCTGGGTGGGACCGCGCGCTGACCTGCCGGCTGTAGAGGCGGTTGAAACCCAGCGTCTGGAGGGGGGATGGGTCACGCCTGGCCTGATCGACTGCCACACCCATTTGGTGTTCGGCGGCGACCGTTCGGCCGAGTTCGAACAGCGGCTGGGCGGCGCGACCTATGAGGAGATCGCGCGGGCCGGCGGAGGCATCGTCTCGTCCGTGAAGGCCACGCGCGCCGCGTCGGAGGATGACCTGTTCGCCTCCGCCATGACACGTCTGGCGGGGCTGAAGGCCACCGGGGTCACCACCGTCGAGATCAAGTCCGGCTATGGTCTGGACCTTGAGACCGAGTTGAAGATGCTGCGTGTTGCGCGTCGGATAGGGCGCGAGGGCGGGGTGCGTGTCCGCACTAGCTACCTGGGCCTGCATGCCGTGCCGCCTGAATATCGCGACGACCGGGCGGCCTATGTTGATTTGGCCATCGAAGACATCCTGCCCGCCGCCCATGCCGAAGGTCTGATCGATGCGGTCGACGCCTATTGCGAGCCCATCGCCTTCTCGACCGCAGAAGTGTCGCGCCTGTTCGACAAGGCGCGCGCGCTGGGGCTACCGGTCAAACTGCACGCCGACCAGTTATCGAACGGCGGTGGTGCTGCCCTTGCGGCGCGCTATCAGGCCCTGTCGGCCGATCACATCGAACATGCGACCGAGGAGGGCGTCGCCGCCATGGCCGCCGCGGGTGTGGTCGCCGTCCTTTTGCCCGGCGCCTATCTGATGCTGCGCGAGACCCAGCCGCCGCCCATCGATCTCCTGCGCCGCCACGGCGTGCGCATGGCCGTCGCCACCGACTGCAATCCCGGAACATCGCCATTGGCCTCCATGACCGCCGCGCTCAATCTGGCGTGCGTCCAGTTTCGCCTGACACCGGAAGAGGCCTTGGCCGGCGCAACGCGGGAGGCGGCGAGGGCGCTGGGTCTGCTTGACGAAATCGGCACTTTGGAACTGGGCAAGGCTGCCGACCTCGCCGTCTGGGACATCTCGCGGCCGGCCGAGCTTTGCTACTGGATAGGCAAGTCCATGCTTTACTTCAGCACTAGGGCGAGTTTTTTTTAG